In Silurus meridionalis isolate SWU-2019-XX chromosome 7, ASM1480568v1, whole genome shotgun sequence, the genomic stretch aaagttctgtaaACAGATGCGTCCCAATTTGACATTTTTcgctctaacagaagaatttATATAATGCAGAACAGAAACGAaaatgttagcagactgcctcacacccacagccAAATGTGGAGGTGGCAGCATAATTGTTTGGGGTTGTCCTAGAGCAAGGAATGTTGGAGACTTATTATTGTTATGCTGAAAGgtatactgaaccaacatgcaATTCTACCTGGTCTGCAAATAATTTGAACCACATTCAGCATACAACAAGATCATAACCCAAAGGATATGTTGAAGCTCTgtatgtgttatttatagagcaaacagtcatctgCAGTGTTATTTATCATGAAATGGCCTGCCCaatcaccacacctaaatcttattgaactgctttgggataaactggatcacaaggtcagaaagaaattttGGCAAGTTTGACAAGAGGCCTGAtgtttaacatctgtacatttttatatttgtttggtcaaagtaaatcttcatactgaTAGATTAAATAGTTGCATAAAAAAATGGATCATATTTCAGATGTTTCTGCACACCTACCTGTGGAGATATTCAACTGACTGATCATGATCTGTAAAGGTATGCACCTGTCTATTTAAGGTGTAACAGGTAATAAAACATGAGTAAAAAAGTCAACCATGAGGTCAAACTGGATGCAGAGCTCATAAACAGGATTGTGGCAGGGCACAGGTCTGAGGAAGGacacaaaaaacatttctgctgcATTCAAGTACTCAGTGCCAAGTACTCAGAGGCTACAATAATTGTTAATTGGGAGAAGTTTTGCACAACCCAGACTTCTTGAGCTGGCTGCCTggctaaactaaactaaactaaactaaagatatatatatatatatatatatatatatatatatatatatatatatatatatatatattgcatctGTCACTGAGGAAAAGCTCTTCTCTTTTTTGGATGTCCCAGAATGTCCATAAATATACATTGCTAAGGCTGTTTTAGATTttagttcttctccaaaattACCAGCTAgtcttttgttattttatgGAAAGCGTAGCCAGTATATGAGAACATTTAAGAAACAATAATGACATtagccttgtggctgaatattAAAATGTCACTGATACAATGCGCTTTGTGGTTTTTCTTGGGTTTTGTGGTTTCTTTCCCAGTCTTAAAAAACACGTGCTGTTTACCGCATTTCCAAATTGTAcatagtgtgtgaatgtgtgtgtgtgtgtgtgtgtgtgttttccgtTGGATAGGTTCCACACTCTCCTACGACCTTGTGTAGGACTTGATTCCATTAACAGGTTATTGTGAAAATTCCCACAGTGATCTTTTAATTTATCAGGACATGGTGGGTTGGAGTTTGTATAATATCCAGAAGATGAACTGGATAATCTTTAGATCATTTGAATAATgactgtttgttttatatactaGTTGAAGTGGCAAGCAGACGTGTGGAAAAATAAAGCGAGCATACTCTAATAGCCACAGAGTGAAATCAGGGCAGAGGTGAGGCCAGTGCGTTCAACCCCCCCTCGCTCCTGcccctctttcttttcctccctccctccttcttcattccttccttcgtGCCGTGACGTTTCACTCGGCACGTGACGTCACCAACCGGCTCTTTGACTCGGAAGCTGCAGTGCTCGAACGCAACGcgtgaggaagagaagaaatgaCCGACGGCGACCTCAAATTCACGTCCTAGAAACGGAAAGGAAAGGCCGTTTTCCGTCTTCTGAGTCACGGCCCCACCGAGTCAAATCCTCCACTCGCTTTTGACAAGCCAAAGGCTTTCATTACGGTTCACCTCTTTCCGCGCCGTCGAAGGTCCACggctttttaaattttatttcaggTCTTCCAGCGTTCAAGGGTCGCTTCTTGCTCCCAGTATGGAGAATGCGCAGACACCCGAGCAGAACGGGgcacctacacactacaccaacGGTCTGCTGAACGGCTTTCACTCGAGCCAGGCGAGTCCGAGCGGAGGTGCTGTTAGTGTCGGTAtcggagaaggtggaggaagcgATGATTGTGGCCCGAACTGTAGCGGTGGCCATAATGGTTTTGAAAATTTCCACCATCTTCTTCACCATCAGGATGTCGCGCACAACAACGGCTCTCCTGCCAAACGCTGCCGTCTCCGCAGGAGGATGGACTCGGGGAGAAAACACCGACCCCGTAAGTCACTTCTCCCTGCACGACACAGGTCGTTAGTCCGGCATTTTTAGTGCCACTTCCTTCAACAAAGACGGCGCATAATATGACACACAATACTATGGACTGGTTTGTGTTAACCTGTAAAGTAATTCCCATGTATAACCCGAACCGTCGAGCTCctaaaaacatttcacaaaaatatataaataaaactcttaTAATGcacgtttattttttattttcaattatttctgttttctggACCCATCTAACACTGCCTTCTTGAATTCCCATTGAAGACCTCAGAGtatgtattgtttatatattataacgtcttgtataatatatatttttgtcaagtGCAATCCACAATTATGACAAACCaccagataaaaataaaaacaattattgaaGTCTGTTATAGACGTCAATAACGGAATAGAAGTCTAACCAGGCAGTTACAGTGACATTTCAGGATTTGTGGATGATTATCAGACTGAATTGTTCACAGAAAATGGCCCTGAGTCCATTGTATTGTGAAATCATGTAAACGGTGCGGCGTGCGCATTTGATTGGCCGCCACAGATTCAGGAGATGTGACAAAAACGCGAACGCGTTGATTGACGCGGCTTCACAGCCAATTAGAAGCGAAGAAGATAAAAGGGGCGGGGAGATCGGTCAACATATTTATTATGAAGATTCAGGATTTTACCTGATCACACAAGCCATGTAACATGTATCTTTTACTTcagctgcgtgtgtgtgtgtgtgtgtgtgtgtgtgtgtttttttggtgcatttttttttacctgtagtGTGCTTTGGTCTCTCTAAACCTCATTGAGGGCATAAACACCTTTCACCTACATGTGCTTTTGTCTGTCATGTCTTTTCATTTATTGGACTTTAAGGCTCTTTTGTCAACTCAAAAGGACTTTGATAATAGGGCTCAGAAATAGCAGATGAATTGGTGCACCCAATAGACCTCATTGGAGGATCTCAGCTCCAGGGTGATTTCTGTTGCAATAAAATGCAAGTATTTCTTTGCAGCGCATACACGTGCTGTCAATCAAAATTTCtacaatctttaaaaaaaaaacagcgaaaCTCTGAATAAAGATATGCATTCCTCCTCAAAATGGGATATGAACTGGTCTATAGTATTTCTGCAGTCTTGctttatttctgtagcactagggttctggagaaacgtctcATTTCcctgtgtaatgcgtcagctGGGTATGgttaaaagacaataaaagcttcttgatttctcttttttttttctaaattgtaATCGATGGTGCGTCACACCTCATGTTATAGTCTTAACGTTTCATGAATTTCTACCAGGTATGTTCTGCTGTGTACTGGCAGAGTACTGATGCTCCAGGAAAATCGCCATCTCAATTGCAACTTCCAAACATTTTCTCATCATGCCTTGTGATTTTAGTATGTCTACTAAATGAGCATAGACGTTTCTTAAATATTTAGTCAGAAGAAATTGACAGTTTGAGTTAATATCACTATTACAACTTTAACCTGTTAAAATCTAATGATGTTCCACCCTAATAAGCATTTCATTATCAAGataaattatattcatttgttttcatgTCCTAATTTATTTCTTACAATATTGACGAACTGGCAGGTAAAGCATATACGTATTTCCGATATGAAAACTTGCTGTTTCTAATCATTCTAATGATGTTTTTTCAGCTTTCCCATGGTTTGGCATGGATATTGGAGGCACCCTGGTGAAGCTGGTCTACTTCGAACCGAAGGACATAACAGCCGAAGAGGAGCAAGAGGAAGTGGAGAGCCTAAAGAGCATCCGGCGATACCTAACCTCGAACGTAGCCTATGGCAACGCGGGCATCCGTGATGTGCACCTGGAGCTAAAGAACCTGATCATGTGTGGCCGCAAAGGCAACCTGCACTTCATCCGCTTTCCCACACACGACATGCATAGTTTCATCCAGATGGGTCGTGACAAGAACTTTTCAAGCCTACACACCACGCTTTGTGCTACCGGTGGAGGAGCATACAAGTTTGAGGAGGATTTCAGGACGGTTAGTGTTAACAATGCTTTTTAAATAAGACTGATTTTCCTGGATCTGATATCTTTGTGATAACTTTACTATGGAAATTATTCAAGTTTTAAATGgctaaaactgaattaaaaattatatttgttgtACATACTTCTACCAAAACTCAAACCGGTCCTCACAGGTTTGCATAGTTCGTCTGGGACATGGAGCAGGCACTATTGTTAAAAGCTTGGATGCTGCTCATATTACTTCACACACATTAAAGATTCTGTTACCCATTATGAACCATAACATTGTGTGCAGTGTATTTTAGAAAAAGATTCCTGATTACCATGCATGATAAAGCAATCTCTCACCGTGGCCGTGTGTATTTTTAGGTGGCGAATCTGGAGCTGCAGAAGCTGGACGAGTTGGACTGTCTGATCCAGGGCCTGCTCTACGTCGACTCGGTCGGCTTTAATGGCCACTCAGAGTGCTACTTTTTCCAAAACCCTTCTGATCCTGAAAACTGTGTCAAGCAGCCATGTAGCCTTGACAATCCCTTTCCCATGTTGCTGGTAAACATTGGCTCAGGGGTCAGCATCCTGGCAGTTTACTCCAAAGACAATTACAAACGGGTCACAGGCACCAGGTAAATAAGGGCAATTGATCTTTTAATCTATCCACCCATGtattatatacatgtgtgtatgtgctgataatatacaataaaataagattgatttttttattaattattaatcgagtattctactaATTATtcaatcgagtaatcggatgcgaagtactttttctttattgaagagcagtactaaatatacaagatgaaaataagacgggtcttttaaaatgaaaaagttatttgtttttttttagaaacatttaattgcatacaagaatatctgtgaaaactttTTATAcagcaaaatgcaaatacaaatatgaataaaaaaaaaatcataaataaaaaaaatataaaaaacaatttcaaattACTCAAAAACAAGGTAAACGCACTGTAAGCACtgttctgtcattttctttggaCTAAATCTTCTCCTCGGCCttcgctgttttctccctgttTCCAGAGTGTTTCAGAGTTTAGCAGAtggtgtgtcagtaataatggtctgtggggaaacgcagtgctccgtgtgtagttaaataatTCAAATTACTTGAGTTACTTAAgtaatcgtttcagccctaatatatatgtaacggtacacaaaattcacggttcagtGCGTACTTCaggtttttaagtcacagttcggTTCAATTTTAGAAATGCCAtacaaaattgcttgtcgttttttattaacacggtttattgttattaatgtttgtaatcaacatttgaacagtagaacagaacatttttaataaaatgcctgcttggttaaataatatatctaaaatattttagaatgttttataaaaataaaatgggataaatcaaattaatgcaatatacttttttttattctattgattaaattgagtaatcaattaaatcagcacaaattaaatgtataaaaaattgtaataaatggaaaaatgtaattgaatattttacattttgttagaccccatttgggtaatacagatgtgtatataagtgtgtgtgcgcgtttgtgtgtgttttacatttaatataaaattttctaaagatatgatctacttagcTGTTCTACATATTTTAGCATACTTTGACAAAtatctttattcattcactccctcgatatgtggaattgtcaggattttctacttttaagagaaatttctaaagctggacataaaacgctaaagaatccaaagCGCTGGCCACTTAATGTCACTTAACTCTGATTTGAACTATATTAAATTATCAGCACATATAAAGGATTGCATTCGATACTCATGTATACCACACCGAAAGCCCTGTTCTGAAAAATTTCAGTGCGAATAAGAGTACACCCCTGATATCTGGTCTGTATCATGTCTAAGAATTTGGTAAATACAACCTCCGATTAAAAAACATATGGCATATTACACTTAATTcgttttacaaaaataaagtcaaaatgtAGAAACCTTTTGTGAAAAACCTTATAAATCAATAATTTACTACATTTAGCAGCTGTAACTTGAATTCATTGTGTTTTGATTGACTTCATCAGTCTCTCACATCATTGTGGAGGAAATTTTTGGCTCATTCTTCTTTACAATGCTGCCTCAGTTCATTAAGGTATGGGGCATTTGTTAATACACAGCTCTTTTCAGTTCTTGCTACAGCATTTCATTTGGGTTGAGGTCGAGAATTTAATTAGGCTGTTGCAACACCTTCTTCTGATTCTGATGCATTCTGTTGTTATTCAGCCGTTCTGTTGtagatttgctggtgtgcttGGAATCCTTTGTCCTGTGGTAGGATCCAATTCTGGCTGTTGAACAGATGGCCTTACATTTGACTCTAGAATACTTTTGTATACAAAGTTCATGGCTTGCAAGTTCATGGCCTGCTCAATGCCTGCAGGATGCCCAGCTCCTGTGGCTGAAAAACAAGCCTGATAATCACCTCTCCACCACTGTGCTTGGCATTTGGTGTGAGGTGTTTGTGCTGATATGCTGCGATTTTTTTGACGAACATTGTGCTGTGCATTATGACCAAATTTCCACTTTGGTCTCATTGCCCATATGACATTGTGCCAGAGGTTGGGGTTTGTTCAGATGCAATTTTGCAAACCTGGTTGCCATGTTCTTTTTAGAGATAAAAGATTTTCTCCTGTCAACCCTTTCCAAACTATATTTTTTCAATCTTGTTTGATGAGATttaaattgtttggaaatggccttataaccgtTCCCAGATTGATGGGCAGCAGCAATTGCTTCTCTAAATTCATTATACGGTAATCCCCcatttatcgcggtggttacgttccaaaaccgcctgcAATTAACGAAAAACCGCGATTAACGGACGCACcccaaaatgctattttatgtatacagaaCTGTACACTCTAGCAAGCTACCGAGTTGCCTAGTTAGCCTCCAATTTATTTCTTCTAAACTTAAGAAAGAGTAAAAATGAGTGGGGGAGCTAGACTAAGTAAAAAAGccaaaaattaattttataagtAGCTCGCATGCTGAAAAAGCATGTGCACCCCTGATCTAGACCAATATAAAACTGCTAAAACATGGGCTTTTATTTAGGTGGTCACACTGGATGATGATCAGTAGTAAGATTGTACTTCGTTTCCATGCAAAGTTTTTCCGTTTTGGCCTGatttttgtcaaataaaaaaaaaaaaaaaaaaaaaaagaaataagaacaCAGTGTAATGTGTTGTTCATCTGGGCttgtatttacctaattttAAGATCTATTAAAGACTAAAGATTATTATTCTGTCCTGATAATGAAAAACCATAGAATTCAGAgggtgttatttatttatgtatattgcTTGTTTGTGGGATTAAGCGGTTTCATATAAACTTGTGAGAATGTAtttaggaatgaacgattggggCAGACTGTAATGGGCatttaggtgaagggaacagaggtgatggctATAAGGAGAGGGTATGGCTATAatgagaggaatgtggaagggcagatggtggtagattttgctacaACAATGGAAatgactgagctgggaaggatgtgctgccagttagagcaataaaggatggagatggaaatgtgttgactagtgaggagagtgtgttgagaagatggagggagtattttaagcagctgatgaatgaggaaaataaagagagagaaggttggatgatgtggagttggtgaagcaggatgtagataggattagtaaggaggaagtgagagcaacgattaagaggatgaagagtggaaagtcggttagtccagatgacataccagtagaagcatggagaagtttaaccagattgttcaacgaaattttggaaggtgagaggatgcctgaggaatggagaaggagtgtgctggtaccgttttttaagaataagggagatgtgcagacctgcagtaattgGTCAAActggagtctccatggactatgatgtttgtggatgatattgtgatttgtggtgagagtagggagcaggttgagaagagcctggaggggtggaggtacacgctggagagaaggggaatgaaagtcagtaggagtaagacagagtacatgtgtgaatgagagggagggcagtggagtggtgcagttgcagggagaagagctggagaaggtgaaggagtttaggtacctggggtcaacagtgcaaagtaatggagagtgttttagagaagtgaagaaaagagtgcaggcaggtgAAGTGGGTGAAGAAAAGtgacagaagtgatttgtgatagaagagtgtctgtgagagtgaaagggaaagtttatctgtcagtcatcacattatctgtatatgttgcacacactattgcttctatatactattgcttctatatactgtgcaaagttttatagtaacctcTCTCATCATaactggcacacaatactgtcatttgcactaccatgcactcccacactttatgtacattactggtctgtatccctatttattacccacactgtctatactgtctcatattgtctgtattgtcttgtatagtctgtttttgtcttgtcgtgtctgttttgtcttgtactgtttgtcttgtataggtttttatttatgtctgtacttttcagagtaacaaacagctggaaccaaattccttgtgtgtgtcaacacacttggtcaataaacctgattctgattctgattctaatataggactgtggtgagacctgcgatgttgtatggtttagagacagtggcattgagtaaaagacaggaggtggagctggaggtagcagagcggaagatgttgaggtttttgttggaagtgacgaggatggacaggattagaaacgggtttattagagggacagcgcatgtaggacgttttggagacaaagtgagagaagcccgattgagatggtttggacatgtgcagaggagggacatggggtatatcggcaagagaatgctgaggatggagctgccaggcaggaaggaggaagatcaaggaggaggtttatgggtgtgttaagagaagacatgcaggtagttggtttgaaagaggcattaggggtcgctacccgctgtagcgacccctaatgggagcagctgaaagaagacgatataaacatttgatttgcTATGCAGCCAGCATTACTGTTAGCCATTACAGTAACTTATTATCTTTTTGGTTGAATAGATGTATAAAGTTactggaaaataatgtttatataatgcGTTTTCTGCATTGTGACAATAATATATAACTTGTGTTTTTATAGTTTGGGAGGTGGAACATTTCTAGGCTTGTGCTGCCTGCTAACTGGCTGCGAGACGTTCGAggaagctttagaaatggcgaCAAAAGGGGATAGTACAAACGTTGACAAGCTGGTAAAGGACATTTACGGTGGTGATTACGAGCGCTTTGGTCTTCAAGGCTCTGCTGTGGCATCCAGGTAACAAATGatctttttcattcattccatCAGGCTTTACAGCGATATACAGCTTTGCCTTTATAGAATCCATGGATCTTAATGAAAGAGCTTTTCTTCTGTCTTTTAGTTTTGGCCATATGATGAGTAAAGAGAGGCGTGATAGCATCAGCAAAGAAGACTTAGCCAGAGCTACTCTCGTCACCATAACAAACAACATCGGTTCCATTGCCCGCATGTGTGCTGTGAATGAGGTTTGActtttgtgtgtgcatatacataAATACGTATCTTAACATGGCTATAAACAGTTATATTCATTTTAGTAAATTGTTATTTGTCACCTATATTTtgaattatgtaaataataataataatgatgtataattatatgtagtagttaataataatctttattaaatgcttataaaacactgaaacactgcAAATTCCCACCCATACTAACCCAAAAGAAAGCATGCTGAGCCTGTCAGAGGCTGCTGCTGTTTGCTTTGAGCTTCTTTACAGTGTTGCCTTGTGGCATGGAGATCAAGCAGCATTGTACAGGGCTATCAAAGCAAACGGAACAACACGTTTCCACATTGCCACTGTCCTTACTGTTTGTTTCTTAGAAAATGGTGGACATAATgtagctttaaaataaataattttattggtttattgtTTAGGTTTAAAGGAAGGGATCTGCAATGGAGATATGATAGACCTTATTGTTAGAACAGTAGGGGCTTAAGAGGATCATTTAATAAAACTTGATGCATTTActgttttaggtttttt encodes the following:
- the pank1b gene encoding pantothenate kinase 1, producing MENAQTPEQNGAPTHYTNGLLNGFHSSQASPSGGAVSVGIGEGGGSDDCGPNCSGGHNGFENFHHLLHHQDVAHNNGSPAKRCRLRRRMDSGRKHRPPFPWFGMDIGGTLVKLVYFEPKDITAEEEQEEVESLKSIRRYLTSNVAYGNAGIRDVHLELKNLIMCGRKGNLHFIRFPTHDMHSFIQMGRDKNFSSLHTTLCATGGGAYKFEEDFRTVANLELQKLDELDCLIQGLLYVDSVGFNGHSECYFFQNPSDPENCVKQPCSLDNPFPMLLVNIGSGVSILAVYSKDNYKRVTGTSLGGGTFLGLCCLLTGCETFEEALEMATKGDSTNVDKLVKDIYGGDYERFGLQGSAVASSFGHMMSKERRDSISKEDLARATLVTITNNIGSIARMCAVNEKIERVVFVGNFLRINTVSTKLLAYAMDFWSKGQLKALFLEHEGYFGAVGAFLELLKMTDDL